GGCGGAGTTGGGCAGACTATTCTTTGTGTCATAAACCGTTCCGCGTCTTTCGTAAATCATGAAAATAAATCGCCAAATTTTACACACCATAGCCGCAATCCTGTTCTTTTGGGCGTGTGGCAGCGACAAGCCTGCTGGTCCCGATATCGTTCCTTCTCCTGACAGTGCCCTATCTGGCGGGGAGGCGGCAACCGTCTTTGACGCAACCAGCCAGGCTTTTGAAATGCCCATACCGACACTTTCACCCGACGAACTCGACAAATTTTTTGCGGGTGATTTCGCCTTTGAACAGATCTTTGTCACGGCTCCTGCAGACGTCAACCCCGGATTGGGTCCCGTATTTAGCCACACCTCTTGCGTGGGATGTCATCTGCGCGACGGGCGAGGCCGCGGTGCATTCGGCGCTGAACCGCCCTTTGTCGGCTCCATGCTCATGCGCGTCAGCCTGCCCGGATTCACCCCGCATGGCGGTCCTGTACCCGTTCCCGGCTTTGGCGTCCAACTCGGCGACCGCTCAAACTATAGCGTCGCACTCGAAGCGCGTGTTCAAGTCAGCTTTTATGAAACAACAGAAACCCTATCCGATGGCGAACAAGTTTATCTAAAACACCCCATCTACACCATTGTTGACGCATATCAACCACTGCCCGCGGGCGTACTCCTCTCTGCGCGCATGGCCCCACCCGTATTTGGACGCGGCCTCCTGGAAGCCATCTCCGAGGCCGATATTCTCGCCCTATCGGATCCTGGAGATGCCAACCGGGACGGCATATCGGGCCGCCCCAATTATGTGTACAATTTCCGAACGGGCCAAATGGAACTGGGGCGCTTTGGCCTGAAAGCCAACAACCCCGATCTTTTGCAACAAACTGCCGGCGCATACAACGAAGACATGGGCGTTACTAACCCCTATTTCCCTCAGGAATCCGTCCTGGGACAGCCCCAGCACGACGGCCGCAACGACGATCCGGAAATCTCAGAAGAAATACTGGATATCACTACATTTTACTTACAAACCCTCGCCGTGCCCGCGCGGCGTCTGTGGGATGATCCACAGGCATTGCGAGGCGAAGCACTCTTTGAATCAACCGGTTGTGCAAACTGCCATACCACCACATTTAAAACAGACAACCACAGCATCTCGTCGCTATCGAATCAAACCATTCACCCCTACACTGATTTGTTGCTCCACGACATGGGCGAAGCCCTCGCCGATAATCGTCCGGACTACGAAGCCGATGGTCGCGAGTGGAAAACGCCCCCACTGTGGGGCATTGGACTCACGGAAACCGTCAGCGGCGTTCCGGCCTACTTACACGATGGCAGAGCCAGAACCTTGCTCGAAGCCATTATGTTCCACGGCGGCGAAGCCGAACAATCGCGCGAAGCCGTGCGAAACTTGTCCAAAACAGACCGCGACGCACTGCTCGCCTTTCTGCAATCATTGTAGCGGTCTGCACAAAAAACAAAAATGCCACCGGTTATCGCCCGTCAAAGCAGAAAACCGATGGCAGAGAGCCACACCCCAAAGGAGGCGCAGCATGTTTTAAACATAAAATTTATGCACTATAGATGCAAAAAGAAAATGGAGTTGTACAGATTTTTAAAATTCTCAACCCCAATATCTCATCAATGCGGAGAATCAACATGTCAAATTTTTATCGGTTACTATTGCTCGTTGTTTTCGCGATCTATTCAACACCGGTCCTCGCACAAACAAATACTATTCGCGGACAAGTTTTAGATCAAAAAAATAATCCACTTCCCGGTGCGAGCATTGTGCTCAAAAACACGCGCCTGGGTGCTGTGGCAGATAACCAGGGGTATTTTGTGATTCCCAATGTGCCGCACGGAGACCATGTCCTGATCGCGAGTTATCTCGGTTATAAAACCATTGAACAAACCGTATCTGTCACCCCAAAGCAAGTCCCCAAAATCGCAATCACCCTCATTGAAGACACGCCATACATCCTCAATGAAATCACAGTTGTCGAAGAAGGGTATGCCTCAGACCGCACCACTGCAACGCGCACCAACACCGCTTTGCGCGACTTGCCCCAGTCCGTCCAAATCATCAATGGCGATCTCGTCGAAGACCAGGGACTGACCTATCTCACCGACGTGCTGCAAAACGTCAGTGGTGTCAATCCCTTCAGCGAATACCTCGACTTTAACATGCGCGGCTTTCGCACCACAGGAGACGGCGCAGTCAAGCAAAACGGTCTCAATCAGGTACACGGCTTCTTCAACCGAATGCGCTTAGACGACGTAGAACGCGTCGAAGTGGTCAAAGGTCCTGCTGGCGCGCTCTATGGGCAATCGCGACCCGGTGGATTTATTAACGTCATTACCAAACAACCGAGTGCGCGACAAAAAAACGAACTCAAGCTTACGCTCGGATCCTATTCAAAATCTCAGGCAAACTTCTCTTCAACAGGACCCGTACCCGTAACCCCTGGTTTTGGTAAACTGCTCTACAAAATCAACGTCAACCATGCCAATGATGATGGATTCCGCCAACACGAACAATTCATTTACTCGTCCTTCAACGGCGGTTTCATATGGCTGCCTACAGACCGCACATCTATTTCAATAAACGGCGAATGGTTTGACGAACTCAATAAAGGCCATCGCAATAGAGGCGTCCCCTTTTTCAACCACGAACTCGTCGATCTCCCGCTTGATTATACGGTCAACGAACCCGACGATTTTATCAGCATCGAAGCCTATGTCTATCGCCTCCGCGCAGACCACCGATTTTCAGACCACCTCAAATTTGACGTTTCGGCCAGTTACCTGACCAACCAACGGCGGCAAGAATATCACGAACCCCGCGGCCTGCTCGCCGACGGCGAAACCATGCTGCGAGAATTCCGAGATCAGTATCGCGAAAAACAGCAGCGAGCCGTCAACGCAAACCTGATCTACGATATCAACGCCGCATCAATCAACCACACGGTACTCTCGGGCGTGGAATACACCCTCACAGAAGGTCTTTACCGCTTTGCAACCGCTCGAGACGCCAGCCGGGGCGGGCCGGTGCCCAATATCAATATCTTTAATCCCGTTTTCGCGCAAGCAAACAACCCACTCAAATATTCCTATTACGGGGCAGATATTCCGCGGGGCATTTCCCAATTGACCACGCGCCTCAACAACCGCATCTCGGCCTTCGGTTTTTATCTTCAAGACCAGATCGCCCTCGGTAATAAGCTCAACGTGCTGATAGGTGCCCGCTACGACTCATTCGAAGACAAAGCCGAAGAAGGATCGAACAACCGGGCCAGCGACTCTCAGTGGTCTTTGCGCGGCGGTGCGGTGTTCAAGCTCATCCCGTCAATCTCGACCTATCTGAGTTATAGCCAGGGATTTGAACCCGTCCGTTCCAGCTACACATTTGACCCCGACCGATATGGCGGTCCCTTTGATCCTGAAAACAGCTGGACAATAGAAGGCGGCGCGAAATCGTCATTCTTAGACAACCGTTTTAATACCACCCTCGCGCTTTATCACATCACCAAGGAAAATGTCATTCTCAGAGATCCAAACCCGCCCGAAGACATGCCAGATCGCAGAGTTCAGGTCGGCGAAATTCAAAGCCAGGGTTTCGAACTCGACATGGCCGGTATTATCACCGACCGCTGGAGTGTACACGGCAGTTTTGCGCGCAGCCTCAAAGCCGAAATTACCAAAGACACCAACCCGGACAATGTCGGAAAAAAGAACCCAAATAACCCAAAAAACACCATCGGATTCTGGTCTCGCTATGATATGCCACTTTCTCCAGCTTCTCAAATCGGTTTCGCCCTGGGCGGCAGTTATCTCAGCGAGCGCACGACGTTCCAAACAGACGACAACCTGCCTTCTTACTTTGTCGTCAACGGTGGCATATTCATCCGCTACGACCGATTCAAAATCGCCGTCAATTTACACAACCTCACAGGTAAAGAATATTTCCCGGGCGGTTATGGCGGTCGCATCGGTGGGTTTAGAGGCACGCCCAGAAGCTTTGACACGACCGTCCGCTATCAATTCTGATTAAAAAAGGCCTGAGTAACACGGCATCTAACGGGATAGAACGGCAAAATGAATTGGCGCAAGATACTTTTTCGCCTGCACGGCTGGTTGGGGCTAAACACTGGCTTGCTGCTTTTTGTGGTCTGCTTTTCCGGATCATTTGCCACTCTATCCCATGAAATAGATTGGTTGCTCAATCCCGCCATGCGCGTCGAAACCCGCAACGCGCCTTATGATTGGAGTGCAATGTACAAAACATTGGGCGATGAGTTTCCCGACGGACTCGCGTCGGGCATTTATGCACCCGAAGGCAATGGTTTTGCTGCCCTGGCGTATGTATCCCTAAACGGACAAACGCGAAAAGTCTATCTCGATCCATATACCGGCGTACTAAAAGGCCATACCAGTTTTTTTAATGTGCAGCGTTTTTTTCGCACTTTTCACCGGCGTTTTTTTGACGGCACGCGAGGCATCGTCCTCGTCACGCTCACCGCATTTACATTACTCGTATCAAGTCTATCTGGATTCTTTTTTTACAAAGGCTGGCTCAAACAATTGTTCTCACTACGCGCAGATCGAGGACCGCGCAGGCTCTGGTCAGACCTGCACAAAACCACGGGAATATGGGTGCTCATATTCGTCTTCCTGAGTGCGGCTACAGGCGTGTTCTACTTTGTTGAAGTGTGTTTTCAAGCCGCAGACAACTACAAAGCACTGCTGCCACCGCCTCTTCCTCAGGTCGATAAAACATCACTCGACAATTACGGTCCACAGCCCGCGTTGCACGCACCCAACGAATACACAAAACGCGCCCAGGCGGCGTTTCCCGGCCTAACAATCCGGTCCCTGCGCCTGCCAACCCGCATTGGCGCACCGGTCTATTTGGACGGACAAGCGGGCAATCCACTCGTCAGAGACCGAGCCAACAAAATACTGTTGCATCCATTTAGCGGCGAAGTTATTGCCATCCAACACAGCGCAGACCTCGCAGCCATACCTTTCATTACAGATCTGGTAGATCCTCTTCACTTTGGCTATTTCGGCGGTCT
This is a stretch of genomic DNA from Gemmatimonadota bacterium. It encodes these proteins:
- a CDS encoding c-type cytochrome, with product MKINRQILHTIAAILFFWACGSDKPAGPDIVPSPDSALSGGEAATVFDATSQAFEMPIPTLSPDELDKFFAGDFAFEQIFVTAPADVNPGLGPVFSHTSCVGCHLRDGRGRGAFGAEPPFVGSMLMRVSLPGFTPHGGPVPVPGFGVQLGDRSNYSVALEARVQVSFYETTETLSDGEQVYLKHPIYTIVDAYQPLPAGVLLSARMAPPVFGRGLLEAISEADILALSDPGDANRDGISGRPNYVYNFRTGQMELGRFGLKANNPDLLQQTAGAYNEDMGVTNPYFPQESVLGQPQHDGRNDDPEISEEILDITTFYLQTLAVPARRLWDDPQALRGEALFESTGCANCHTTTFKTDNHSISSLSNQTIHPYTDLLLHDMGEALADNRPDYEADGREWKTPPLWGIGLTETVSGVPAYLHDGRARTLLEAIMFHGGEAEQSREAVRNLSKTDRDALLAFLQSL
- a CDS encoding TonB-dependent receptor, whose product is MSNFYRLLLLVVFAIYSTPVLAQTNTIRGQVLDQKNNPLPGASIVLKNTRLGAVADNQGYFVIPNVPHGDHVLIASYLGYKTIEQTVSVTPKQVPKIAITLIEDTPYILNEITVVEEGYASDRTTATRTNTALRDLPQSVQIINGDLVEDQGLTYLTDVLQNVSGVNPFSEYLDFNMRGFRTTGDGAVKQNGLNQVHGFFNRMRLDDVERVEVVKGPAGALYGQSRPGGFINVITKQPSARQKNELKLTLGSYSKSQANFSSTGPVPVTPGFGKLLYKINVNHANDDGFRQHEQFIYSSFNGGFIWLPTDRTSISINGEWFDELNKGHRNRGVPFFNHELVDLPLDYTVNEPDDFISIEAYVYRLRADHRFSDHLKFDVSASYLTNQRRQEYHEPRGLLADGETMLREFRDQYREKQQRAVNANLIYDINAASINHTVLSGVEYTLTEGLYRFATARDASRGGPVPNINIFNPVFAQANNPLKYSYYGADIPRGISQLTTRLNNRISAFGFYLQDQIALGNKLNVLIGARYDSFEDKAEEGSNNRASDSQWSLRGGAVFKLIPSISTYLSYSQGFEPVRSSYTFDPDRYGGPFDPENSWTIEGGAKSSFLDNRFNTTLALYHITKENVILRDPNPPEDMPDRRVQVGEIQSQGFELDMAGIITDRWSVHGSFARSLKAEITKDTNPDNVGKKNPNNPKNTIGFWSRYDMPLSPASQIGFALGGSYLSERTTFQTDDNLPSYFVVNGGIFIRYDRFKIAVNLHNLTGKEYFPGGYGGRIGGFRGTPRSFDTTVRYQF
- a CDS encoding PepSY-associated TM helix domain-containing protein translates to MNWRKILFRLHGWLGLNTGLLLFVVCFSGSFATLSHEIDWLLNPAMRVETRNAPYDWSAMYKTLGDEFPDGLASGIYAPEGNGFAALAYVSLNGQTRKVYLDPYTGVLKGHTSFFNVQRFFRTFHRRFFDGTRGIVLVTLTAFTLLVSSLSGFFFYKGWLKQLFSLRADRGPRRLWSDLHKTTGIWVLIFVFLSAATGVFYFVEVCFQAADNYKALLPPPLPQVDKTSLDNYGPQPALHAPNEYTKRAQAAFPGLTIRSLRLPTRIGAPVYLDGQAGNPLVRDRANKILLHPFSGEVIAIQHSADLAAIPFITDLVDPLHFGYFGGLATKIIWCIFGLVLSFSILAGTYLWVVRKKSIPARTFPWLRGATVSFILTLAYFIVAVFSTIEGIYRYGVQTAPPFVITEQPVGPYQIKMTCAVPCNPSEGMRLTAKFLGKGFPNYKGVSIGELEGESVNLKGMASAPTVTLTTKPNTPLQLQIAMWDNTTYKTVFEGPGAIPGPPIASSLPDTPTGVWATIAIFAALTFGAIIGWFYLLWRSAMWPSSRVKEEPVT